The Ziziphus jujuba cultivar Dongzao chromosome 12, ASM3175591v1 sequence TACTTTGAAGATCCTTTTTTTGGTCCCAAAGCCTTTTCttttgagaaaaaagaaaatgagggAAGTGGCAGAAATGTAATTAATAGAACAGAGATTCTTTGCCATTCCACTGCCAACGATACAAAGATCTTTTTCCACCTTTTGGGAAAATATTTAGTTTGTTTATTCAACTCTTAATGAAAAAACCAAACCTCTTTCGGTGAATGGTTTCGCTAATCTCCAAAGGATTATCGGTAATCTTCTGCCTTATTTTAATGCCCAATCTACATTTGTTTTTGGTTAATATTCATTCAAATAAGAGACTAGTGTTTGTGATGTGTTTGGCTTTAGCGTATTTGGGTTGGTATTTGCCTTTTTGTTATATGACAGCTTGTTCCCCACATTTCCTTAACTAGAAAAATCTTGATCTTCCTCTCTTTATCCAAAAACTTTTTAACATATCTTAATAAAGCACCTCacttagatttttattttcatgtggCAGAAGATTATTAACACTGATCAACCCTTCTAAAACCGTTTGATTGATTGACTTGTTTCCATTTGTCATACGCGTTGACTCTCGTCAATGGAACAGTTTATTCCTAAGAAATCCAACAAGTGGGGCTTCTCTCTTGTCAAAAGAAAGTAGTATCTATATTCTGTTTTCTTTGTGAACTTTTTCAGAGGCTTAACATATTCAGTCTCTCATCTTTAATGTGTGTATTATACGTGGTAGCTAAGAATAAAGCTTGATAGATTTTGGAAAATTGGAGAATAGTAAAAAGAAACATATTATCCATCACAAACATTAGGTAGTGCATTTGGTTACGTCAAACAGCACAACAAGGCTATCCATGGGGTTAGGaacattttgatttttagtttttggggtttaatttttttctatttagttTTGCGTTGTTTGTATCCTTCCCTCAAATAAAGATTAGTTTTAGTTAAAGTTTGTtagatatcttaattaattataaatttaagactaaaaaaacatttatagcaaatttaaaaaccatttgatttttttttttcactaacaattacaaataacaaatatatgaaGTAAGCATATTATCacaatcaaatagaaaaaataaatgtgttGCCGAACAAAATCTAATTTACTGAATTTCATGTCCAACAAGGTTCTCGATGCATAGAAAGAGAACTTTTCAAGTAAGATTAAATGTGtactatatatacatgtatatatatacacctccaCCGATttcaaaagtaataaaaaattatgtcaTTGAGCATGGTTGGTAAATCAGTGACTCCAATTGATAGTTTTTGTGTCCTCCTTGAACATCTCTTTGATAGGTTAACCACAGACATACTAATGAACAGTTACAAGGGTAATAGTACGTATAGTTGGATTAGTGGTACATATTTTTCCTTTGGTAAATGAATCAATGGTAGATGGACTTTAGTGTTTGTAAACTAGCGTatcaattattacaaaaaattaatgacTTTGTACACAATAATATATAGGTCGTGAGTTTCTGGTAAAGTATTTGTCTCTTTTTGTAGAAGGATTGCAAGAAGACAAAAATTACCTTAATTACAACCACACCAAGTACACacacagagaaaaaaaagatcgaggattttttttatttgtctgtCTCTCTGTACTATTTTATGgggtgttttattatttttattttaatatatattttttcttttcgattttcttccattttacaatgctttttttgttgtttgcatgaaatatattttaccaaaaaaaaaaagaaaaaagaaaaaaaatgaagaaacagagTCTCGTATTCTGGTATTTTGTGTGTTTATGAGAGGGTGAGAGGGAAATGCAGAGAAACCGATGTGGGAAAGCGCCACGTATTATGCGGCGaagaagaagttaaaaaaagCTGCAAGTGATTCTTAACCCTTTGTTGTTTTTGTCTGCTTGTATTTTGGATGTGGAATCAAATTGACTCCCTCCTCCTCATCATTCATTCAGGAAGACAATTTAGCTCATCGATGCATTACTGGCCTactagtagtttttttttttttctttttttttttaatttactcttTTTCCCTTTCCTAACCACTCTTTGTTTCCATTGGAAGAATTCCTAAAAGCTAAAATTCAAATAGGGTGAAATTATCAAAACCTCTGAccattcaaatttattaaatttttcattGGTAACTTCTTTAGAATCTCACTCTGCCATTTCCTTATTATAATCCCAATTGGTTGATTTCCTTTCTATTAAACATAATACATTTtgctatatattataaattgaacCATAATTAGGATTTCTAATAAGACGAATTTCCCATCCTTGCCCATGTCTCTGTTCCCCAATTCAATCATGATTTGCATCATCccatatttttttgtgttttcttggtTATTAAAGTTTAACACtagatgcatttttttattattaaaatgtatataatacatatatacaaattataAGAATGTAAATGGTAACATAAAACATAATCcctcatcatcttcctcaaatCTATAATAATGTTTATGTCATTTTTTCAAATAGAACTCCCATATAAATGAGACTTCGATtatgatataattttaatttagaaagtAAACAGTAACTTTGTTACTTCGATtatgatataattttaatttagaaagtAAACAGTAACTTTGTTACTAGATTGTTTCTGTGAAGATAGTTTTGTGTAACTGGTTTGCCAATGTTGATAAATTAGTTGAGTTAGGAAAGAAAGTGAATTATATAGTTCTTTATAACTGATTTGCCAGTACTGATTAATTAGTTGAATTAGGAATGAAAGAGTAGCTAGGGAAGATCCTCCGTTCAGGAACCAGCGACCCTTCTCCAAAGTTTGGTCCTATATatttggctatatatatatatataaacatatatcaatTGCACATGGGTCGGTAGATGGGCCAGCACAAGGCTTCACCTGCCCCTGCTGTACGAGTAATGATTCATGGATTCGGCTTGGACCTCAacctaattaaaattaattaggtATTATTTTAGGAACTTATACACCATTTTATGGTGAAGTTTtgttataaatatcaaatattgctgcttaacatatattttctttcatgtaGTAGTAATGCATTATATGCCACCAGAGTTTGCACGTTTGGATGATACCATTCTTTCTTTGGAAGTTCTAAGTAGAACTTAAACTAAATTGGCCTTTTCAGATATCAtactgcattttctttttctgtaaaCTTTCATCGTTCATTGAACTTCTATATAATTTAGTTTGTTCATACTTGAGAATACTTCTCATCGATCTTCagcaaaatgaaaattaaaaaaataaataaataaaaacttgaaaTTATCTTTGTTGCACTTACATATTCGAAGCTTGAGGAGCAATCTTGGACTGGATTGTAAAGGCCCCTAACCCAATAAGTACAGTAATGGGTTGGCCCACATGGAATGGCAGATAAACAGCTCAAATCCCGATACAGTCAAACTGATAAGCCCAGGCCCATGAAGGCTCGAGGCTTGGCACGTTGTTATAGTTCCATGAGAACAAAACAaagaggaaataaataaataaataaataagatgttTTAGATTATGTTCATCAAAACTGATTCAATTTGGTCCCAACAAAGTTGGTAGTAGTGCTGGACAACGCACTATCATCAATTTATTTCCACACCAATTTCCCTAATTCTTTATGATAATTAATCAACGTATTAAACACGAAACCTTATTCACTCCAAAACACAACATTTTTATACCACTTTTTGAAAAGCCAAAATAAACACCGATACAAAAACACATTTAAGAGATACCAAACAAGGAAACGAAATCCCATTCCTGACTGCTGAGACTAGTGTGTACACTCCAATCCAATATGGTTTACATTAATGCAAAAACCACCGGCGCAACTGCTGGGCGCCCACAGTATCCGAGTCCAGCCCATTAAGCccacaaaagcattaaaaaaaaaaaaaaaaaaagtggttttCAATACTTGTACGAACTCCCAAATACCAGGAGTTTTCCGAAGTTCACTCAAGTCTTCACCAGACGCGGCGAACCCGCAAAGCGAACCCGGTTTTAATAAAACAGGATTGCGCGTGCCTCTCACGTGCTTGATCAATACCCTTTTGACGTGTCATGTTTCCATTTTCAGTCACCTTGCATGACCTCCACCAGTCCACCATACCTCTTCCATTCTCTACTCCGATTTGCTAAAACAAATTTGGCTTCGGTATTATCCATAAATTTCAATATGGCCACTGCAGTGGTTGGTCTCTCCTTATGAATTTATAACCCATATTAATTGGGGacgtaaaaaatattaaatgggaCAGGATACATAGATTGAATAATTTTATAGTAATGTACGAAATTGAAATAAAACATGTACTTGCTCtcataatttataatatgatttttgaatatttaattatgagatGTCTGTAACACCACATCATTCcatatacaatattatataaaagaagTTTTTGCTTGCATACAGAGAAAGAAATCTAAGATGGTAAAGGTAAAGTATTTGCTGCAATACGAAGCcaccataaattaataaaaattttcaaaggtTGGTAGATCCGTAATTTTCTTCTGCATGCGGGGTAATTctaaaacattaaaaacaaaaatttcaaaaaggaaTCAGGTGCCATTTGCAGTAACTCTTGTTGCCTAAACGAGAAAAAGCCGAAAATGTCGACCCCTGGTTTTCAGGCTTTCTCTTACAATcctcatcttcttttttttttttaacaaaaaaaaaaaacaaaaaacaaaaagccacCGTGCTAAAGCAAATTCCCTAAACTACCCCTCCACCACCCCTCTTCATAAATAAATGCTACGTCCATTTACTTCTGTTGCTCGACAAGCTccgtaccaaaaaaaaagaaaaaacacatttACTCCTTTCCGTACAAAAAATTCACTGTTTTCATTCTCACCGCCATTTAGGTATGAGGATGAGCTGCAATGGCTGCAGGGTTCTTCGCAAGGGTTGCAGTAATGGCTGCTCTATCAGACCTTGCCTTCAGTGGATCAAATCCCCTGATTCTCAAGCCCACGCCACTCTCTTCCTCGCCAAATTCTATGGCCGTGCCGGTCTTCTCAACCTCATCAATGCCGGTCCTCAACATCTCCGTCCCGGTAACCCCTCCGTGATAACCttcgttgatttttttttattttttctttttgctaaaatcgtttttagtttaattaccttttgtttttctttttttgttgaattgtATAGCTATATTCAAATCGCTGTTATATGAGGCTTGTGGCCGGATCGTGAACCCGATTAATGGATCCGTCGGGTTGCTCTGGTCCGGTAACTGGACCAAATGTCAGGCCGCCGTCGATGCTGTGCTCGCCGGATCGCCGATTGACGGAACCGACTCGACTGCATCGAACCGCAGCCTTTCTCTCAATGCCTGCGATATACGCCACGTGGCGAGGGAACCGAGCTGGGCTGCTTCCGATCACAATCTTAACCAGGTTAATAACCGTAGCAGGTTCAAGAGAACCGTGAGCAGACCCAAAACGCAGTTTGGGTTGGCAGCCGGGTCAAATTCGGTGGATTCGGATGGGTTTTTAACACCCGGATTGACCCGAATCGGAGTGGACGAGTTCAGTGGGTTGACTGGTCATGACTCGTTGGCGAATGGGAATAGCGGAGAAGAGGAAAGCATGTTTTCCGTTGAAACGGTGGAGGCTTCGTCTGTGCGGCGAGCCGCTCAGCAAGACTCGGCTCCCAATCTTGGTAGTCAAGCCGGTGATGGAGAGGTTCGGCTGGAGCTGACTCTTGGGCTCGCTTGAGCCTCAAAATTAAAACTGCAAtgaaaagatgaaaaagaaaaaaaaaaaatattctgggAAGACTGGGACTAAACAGGTGAAAAGGTCGAGATGGAGGGACCAGGACACGTGTCCTCCAATGCGATTTGGGTGATACAGAAAGAAACAGTTTTGGCGGCTCAGAATTAGCTTAGCTTAGTTTTTAGATCTTTTTAGAGTTGTTCCGTTTTTGGTTTCcgtaatttaattttgatgaaaatttaagGCTAAACGTATAAGTTGGTGAGATAAGATAAGACATATGTACGGCCAAGATGTAATTATTTGTTGAATTTTAGGACATACAGGCGCTTGATAAGGTTTttgatacaaataaataattgtatCAAACTCGTTGTATCTGatcttcaccaaaaaaaattaaaaacatttgcCAAATTTTAGGCTCTCCTTTTTCCttcccttttatttattaatctatGTCAGATTATTCTTTGTGTGACGCTGAATGATGAAGAAAAAGTTTGGTACAGTTGATTGGTATGAAATAATCTACTAATTTCTTAGATTGATTAGAATTATGTTGGtttataaagaacaaaaaagaaaaaagaaaaaaagaaaaagaaaaagagacgGATGCTTTTCATGCGTTTTAGAGTTCGTGAGTTTCCAACTTTCTTTGCATTTCCTGCTCCACGTGTGACATAAAACTCATTtactaaaaaattgtttttaatatttaaatttaaaagctataacgtgttttttttttttttttggtttttgtttttgatctctTCTATGtttcttctaaatttttaatGGATGTAGTGATGGATGGAATAGTTTGGTATATCTGTGATTAGATTTGTTAATTAGAATTGATGTGAA is a genomic window containing:
- the LOC107429450 gene encoding LOB domain-containing protein 42, with protein sequence MRMSCNGCRVLRKGCSNGCSIRPCLQWIKSPDSQAHATLFLAKFYGRAGLLNLINAGPQHLRPAIFKSLLYEACGRIVNPINGSVGLLWSGNWTKCQAAVDAVLAGSPIDGTDSTASNRSLSLNACDIRHVAREPSWAASDHNLNQVNNRSRFKRTVSRPKTQFGLAAGSNSVDSDGFLTPGLTRIGVDEFSGLTGHDSLANGNSGEEESMFSVETVEASSVRRAAQQDSAPNLGSQAGDGEVRLELTLGLA